From the genome of Bradyrhizobium elkanii USDA 76, one region includes:
- a CDS encoding FtsK/SpoIIIE domain-containing protein has protein sequence MSQLDACSLVAQVAAQRVEEMVSDNGNGVRSLLALVGFPNEQTDAIGTLLKGRHSTYEIVVNEVGSNAVAYRNKRRPGSEATIISIPLDELASVEQSLGHVTVVGEPALLAPSEAAAWASIALHSHTVNPSEEILSQLRNVIEGLLKSEVANSATMVGSFVSEVVNLHAGRSGLPIADAVRQSMYLLQLVAPPLDGKSKSIVASANEAKRYFVRARTEFRPYLDLQTPDGKNVGRDNVLKRIEEDAAARPTDLDADMVRDAVRTLVQDRSIRADVWSAAKETVAQFPWEQLEPYFAERRTKPTPSRLGAETLAFFDDEFPGELTEAERELITPLKSETSKAAITDEVRDFFARRRDQIKDNPSLMKRWQRLIFRKEIEDEDLLGGLLRLAERVAIEGADDDLKDPVLHVKLANSEKRSFWTETQNTGLCRYLRDRYRGLKDALGSGVNLDFGKCWDFTLPWDDKDLDVVTSTSKTHTEFQFEGFLVERDQIGGDGGVAKSTLSRASAGKLVWQPPVHSIVTAFSADLDVHVPSRKGNVFIMETRAVAARGKTGRKVVDLRNRSTIVGSFHTSDGALFDPDRDGARIDKCVEATVSRLKDLTILTPTDAEDVANAWNKFAEAYTSALTDFAYGAGLSSTLLFKQADLYGELLQVLATKARAPRCRAELWKAILSIGTVRVTADAASVIVTPWHPLRLAEMAAKARQCGNAIQTIVADRIRSGMSDFVERRVSGFGQSYYGDICFIDDDSGGEPTLGIEVERVGDYGLLQSPVGGAAALLDDSAEDAVRAFEEVSERYLELRPHERDHFSTAIYNADSTELPSLLADALGQKVAGENDFRCELTIMHDDPDRLRRIYREQNERIGRELAGALTTEATRTYLSRLRVGFLSSNPSSAGGRAIDVKPHDLVLLQDTISRLARIAWRRHPENDAANPPTWMEHIPTDIGRRKPFLLGDDSSSVYLTAPSSPPAAQTYIDRIHDFLKSDESNGHWLPLQEINIASPEVKGLLNKAHQVANWVVTFDRIADRRLLQQSETQERRIIRYFTAPGSDHNVIVSTTVGVDEIAKLLQDHLQPVLPGTDQAGRTAIGRLIQRESADLSGEIVMRAVQLPNSALELIGLVLARRQVELLLDQDECKTCWFFVDEIARWLDLNNERSDILAVSFVSQAGQRFVRMLVIESKYVGTAAFAPAMTKSKRQLISTYDSLRTKFVDIDEVMSPEIWRHRLADMLVEHFTPFEHVAGFPFERWIEEVRNPAGLRIELSGHSMIFQHDDGLITPDQRLEIDDERPPAERRPLLQWLFGKPQITSMLLDLASASAPPAIDHPASPITKPAAVADTPVCRADDTSPAQIASRADSDAQNPPALPVLQEEERPPTTIVSPPAASLSEERSSDQPMVDEKRTGRPGWLPEVEALALKVATNTSSQDAQAREWLDQQVSDFRQSLQAEGAAVEIQKQWLTPNAGLLRIKGSKSLTIDKLEKQRTNLKTIHGLDIIRITAELGSILIAFRRPSRRVLHLADAWLRRTVSPTAPDSNLAFLLGEKEDDGEMLYMPVTAPFNGQPQVAPHTLIAGSTGSGKGILAANLILDLCAFDSPASCRFYLIDPKQGADYMWAEDLPHLQERIVVEMDEASRIFGSLVTEMEERYRRITSKKCRNIVEFNRVAGPSEQMPRIFVFHDEISDWMMDDHYRDNVTTTAARLGNMGRAAGIHLVLMAQRPDVTVMSMQLRNALGNRLILRLDDQKTSEIAMNEKGAERLLGQGHMIAKLQGLNENMYVQVPFLSQIDTEAFAATIKEAWRNRGFVAQMRTFAAE, from the coding sequence ATGTCGCAGCTTGATGCCTGCTCGCTCGTCGCACAGGTTGCCGCTCAACGCGTTGAAGAGATGGTCTCCGACAACGGAAATGGAGTCCGATCTCTTCTGGCACTAGTCGGATTTCCGAACGAGCAAACTGACGCTATCGGAACCCTGTTGAAAGGCCGGCACTCGACCTATGAGATCGTTGTGAACGAGGTTGGAAGCAATGCCGTTGCCTATCGCAACAAGCGCCGTCCGGGTTCCGAGGCTACAATCATCTCAATTCCCCTGGACGAGCTCGCGAGCGTCGAGCAGAGCCTCGGTCACGTCACCGTAGTTGGCGAGCCGGCTCTTCTCGCGCCATCGGAAGCGGCTGCATGGGCTTCGATTGCCCTGCACTCTCACACCGTTAATCCCAGCGAAGAAATACTCTCTCAACTTCGGAATGTGATCGAAGGTCTGCTTAAATCGGAGGTCGCCAATTCCGCGACAATGGTAGGCTCATTCGTTAGTGAGGTAGTAAACCTTCACGCAGGCCGAAGCGGACTGCCTATTGCGGATGCCGTACGTCAGAGCATGTACTTGTTGCAGCTCGTTGCGCCTCCATTGGACGGCAAGTCCAAGAGCATCGTTGCCAGCGCAAACGAAGCAAAGCGATATTTCGTTCGAGCTCGGACAGAATTCCGTCCTTACCTCGATCTCCAGACGCCGGACGGAAAGAACGTCGGCCGTGACAACGTGTTGAAGCGCATCGAGGAGGACGCAGCAGCAAGACCTACCGATCTCGACGCAGATATGGTTAGAGACGCCGTTCGAACCCTCGTGCAGGACCGGAGCATACGCGCGGACGTTTGGTCCGCGGCGAAGGAGACGGTCGCACAGTTCCCTTGGGAGCAACTGGAGCCGTATTTCGCCGAGCGTCGGACAAAGCCAACACCTTCTAGGCTGGGTGCCGAGACGCTCGCCTTCTTCGACGACGAATTTCCGGGTGAACTTACGGAAGCTGAAAGAGAACTTATTACTCCACTTAAGTCGGAGACGTCGAAAGCTGCCATCACGGACGAGGTTCGTGATTTCTTTGCCCGCCGCCGCGATCAAATCAAGGACAACCCGTCGCTGATGAAGCGCTGGCAACGTCTCATCTTCCGCAAGGAGATCGAAGATGAAGACCTCCTCGGGGGCCTTCTCAGGCTCGCCGAACGTGTGGCGATCGAAGGGGCCGACGATGACCTCAAGGATCCAGTCCTCCATGTCAAATTGGCCAACAGCGAAAAGAGAAGTTTTTGGACAGAAACACAGAACACAGGCTTGTGTCGCTATCTGCGGGACCGATATCGAGGCCTCAAGGATGCACTTGGTTCAGGTGTTAACCTCGATTTTGGCAAGTGCTGGGATTTCACTCTCCCGTGGGACGACAAAGATCTCGACGTCGTGACGTCGACGTCGAAGACTCACACTGAATTTCAGTTCGAGGGCTTTCTCGTCGAACGAGACCAGATCGGCGGCGACGGCGGAGTCGCCAAGTCGACTCTCAGCCGAGCATCGGCCGGAAAGCTTGTCTGGCAACCTCCGGTACATTCGATCGTTACGGCTTTCTCCGCTGACCTGGACGTGCATGTCCCTTCGCGCAAGGGTAATGTATTCATCATGGAGACGCGCGCCGTAGCCGCGCGCGGCAAAACTGGCAGGAAGGTCGTCGACCTCCGTAATCGGAGCACAATTGTCGGCTCATTCCACACAAGCGACGGAGCTCTTTTCGACCCGGATCGCGATGGAGCCCGGATCGACAAGTGCGTGGAAGCTACCGTCTCGAGATTAAAGGATCTAACGATTCTCACTCCGACGGACGCCGAGGATGTCGCGAACGCTTGGAACAAGTTTGCAGAAGCATACACGTCGGCTCTGACAGACTTTGCATACGGCGCGGGTCTATCATCTACTTTGCTGTTCAAGCAGGCTGACCTCTACGGTGAGTTACTGCAGGTACTCGCGACGAAAGCACGGGCGCCAAGATGCCGAGCAGAACTTTGGAAAGCTATCCTAAGTATCGGAACTGTCCGGGTCACCGCCGATGCAGCCTCAGTGATAGTCACGCCATGGCATCCGCTGCGATTGGCCGAAATGGCCGCGAAGGCAAGACAGTGCGGCAACGCGATCCAGACGATCGTCGCCGACCGGATCCGAAGCGGCATGTCCGATTTTGTGGAGAGGCGCGTCTCAGGATTCGGACAGTCTTACTACGGCGACATCTGCTTCATTGACGATGACAGTGGAGGTGAGCCGACGCTAGGCATCGAAGTCGAGCGGGTTGGCGACTACGGCCTGCTACAATCGCCAGTAGGCGGTGCCGCGGCACTACTCGACGATTCGGCGGAAGACGCCGTTAGAGCATTCGAAGAAGTAAGCGAACGCTATCTGGAACTACGCCCTCACGAGAGAGATCATTTCAGCACCGCCATTTACAACGCCGACTCGACCGAACTTCCTTCTCTTCTAGCTGACGCTCTGGGACAAAAGGTCGCAGGAGAGAACGACTTCCGATGTGAACTAACCATCATGCACGATGATCCCGACCGACTGCGGAGGATCTATCGCGAGCAAAACGAACGTATCGGCAGAGAACTGGCTGGAGCACTGACGACCGAAGCCACCAGGACCTACCTTTCCAGGCTTCGTGTCGGATTTTTGTCGTCAAATCCCTCGTCGGCAGGCGGACGCGCGATCGACGTCAAGCCGCACGACCTGGTACTTCTGCAGGACACCATCTCAAGACTGGCTCGCATCGCATGGCGCCGTCATCCGGAGAATGATGCCGCAAACCCGCCAACGTGGATGGAGCACATTCCCACGGATATCGGTCGACGCAAGCCCTTCCTGCTGGGTGATGATTCGTCATCGGTCTATCTGACGGCCCCGTCCAGCCCTCCCGCAGCCCAGACCTACATCGACCGGATACACGATTTTCTCAAGAGCGACGAATCAAACGGCCATTGGCTGCCGCTTCAGGAAATCAACATCGCCTCACCGGAGGTGAAGGGACTTCTCAATAAGGCGCACCAGGTGGCGAATTGGGTGGTCACGTTCGACCGCATCGCCGATCGGCGTCTATTGCAACAAAGCGAGACGCAAGAGCGGCGCATAATCCGCTACTTCACGGCCCCTGGCTCGGATCACAACGTAATCGTGTCGACGACCGTCGGCGTCGATGAGATTGCCAAGCTCCTTCAGGATCATCTTCAGCCTGTCCTGCCTGGCACGGACCAAGCTGGACGGACGGCGATTGGCCGCTTAATTCAGCGCGAGTCCGCCGATCTGTCTGGCGAAATCGTTATGCGGGCCGTCCAGCTTCCCAATTCTGCCCTCGAATTGATCGGCTTGGTGCTCGCGCGCCGACAAGTGGAACTCCTGCTTGACCAAGACGAGTGCAAAACTTGCTGGTTCTTCGTCGATGAAATAGCGCGCTGGCTCGATCTCAATAACGAACGCTCCGACATCTTGGCGGTCAGTTTCGTGTCGCAAGCCGGTCAGCGCTTTGTGAGGATGCTCGTCATCGAGTCAAAGTACGTAGGTACCGCCGCGTTCGCTCCAGCGATGACGAAATCGAAGCGCCAATTGATCAGCACCTATGACAGTTTGAGGACCAAATTCGTCGATATTGACGAGGTAATGAGCCCGGAGATCTGGCGACATCGGCTCGCTGACATGCTCGTCGAGCACTTCACACCCTTCGAGCATGTCGCTGGCTTCCCCTTCGAGCGCTGGATCGAGGAGGTTCGCAACCCGGCGGGGTTACGAATCGAACTGTCGGGCCACTCGATGATCTTCCAGCACGACGACGGTCTGATCACTCCGGACCAACGGCTTGAAATTGACGATGAGAGGCCACCAGCCGAGCGCCGGCCGCTACTGCAATGGCTTTTTGGAAAACCTCAGATCACGAGCATGCTGCTCGATCTCGCGAGTGCATCTGCCCCTCCGGCAATCGATCATCCGGCCTCCCCGATCACCAAACCAGCAGCAGTGGCGGATACACCGGTTTGCCGTGCCGATGATACCTCCCCGGCACAGATAGCTTCTCGCGCCGACAGCGATGCGCAGAACCCGCCTGCATTGCCCGTCCTGCAAGAGGAGGAGAGGCCGCCCACAACGATCGTCTCCCCGCCAGCGGCGAGTTTGAGCGAGGAACGATCCTCCGACCAACCGATGGTGGACGAGAAGCGAACGGGCAGGCCTGGATGGCTGCCTGAGGTCGAAGCCCTGGCGCTAAAGGTTGCGACAAACACATCTAGCCAAGATGCCCAAGCCAGAGAATGGCTCGATCAGCAGGTAAGTGACTTCCGTCAATCGCTCCAGGCTGAGGGAGCAGCAGTAGAAATTCAAAAGCAATGGTTAACCCCCAACGCTGGCCTGCTGCGGATCAAAGGAAGCAAGTCGCTGACGATCGACAAGCTCGAGAAGCAACGCACCAACCTCAAAACCATTCACGGTCTCGACATTATCCGGATCACTGCCGAGCTTGGATCGATCCTCATCGCCTTCCGTCGCCCCTCCAGAAGAGTGCTGCACCTCGCGGATGCCTGGCTCCGCCGAACGGTCTCGCCCACAGCTCCGGATAGCAACCTGGCGTTCCTGCTAGGTGAGAAGGAGGACGACGGTGAGATGCTCTACATGCCCGTGACGGCGCCCTTCAATGGCCAGCCGCAAGTCGCACCACACACGCTTATCGCCGGATCCACCGGCAGCGGAAAAGGCATTCTTGCCGCCAATCTGATCCTCGACCTCTGCGCTTTCGACTCGCCTGCATCATGCAGGTTCTACTTGATCGATCCCAAGCAGGGCGCCGACTACATGTGGGCCGAGGATTTGCCGCATCTGCAAGAGCGCATCGTCGTTGAAATGGACGAGGCTTCCCGCATTTTCGGATCTCTCGTCACTGAGATGGAAGAACGTTATCGGCGCATCACCTCGAAGAAGTGCAGAAACATCGTCGAGTTCAATCGCGTAGCCGGACCGTCCGAGCAGATGCCTCGCATCTTCGTGTTCCACGACGAGATCTCCGATTGGATGATGGACGATCACTATCGGGACAACGTGACGACAACCGCCGCCCGCCTCGGCAACATGGGGCGAGCCGCAGGCATCCACCTGGTCCTGATGGCGCAGCGCCCGGATGTAACCGTTATGAGCATGCAGCTACGCAACGCTCTCGGAAATCGATTGATCCTGCGCTTAGACGATCAGAAGACATCCGAAATCGCCATGAACGAGAAAGGTGCTGAGCGGCTCCTCGGTCAAGGTCATATGATCGCGAAGCTTCAAGGTTTGAACGAAAACATGTATGTTCAGGTACCCTTCCTCTCGCAGATCGACACGGAAGCATTCGCCGCGACGATCAAGGAGGCGTGGCGCAACAGGGGTTTTGTTGCGCAGATGAGGACCTTCGCCGCCGAGTAG
- a CDS encoding DNA phosphorothioation-associated putative methyltransferase, protein MPERGFQVGKRVRDALYVHRDALIEIDPSTRGAVEEAAATVDNFRWNVARIEPGRIALLEYEDFEKEHFPALLRSALVERASRTSKIRDYSSSANPPILHRKELLLPSNHPRRPTYAALTAELDRRNLFFDNHKIGFRTAWQRRLDEAGIVIRNHAIVPSVTDKPPSCAIHVSRHKTAIPRNGLSSPMQMFARHGFLETFPDVFDFGCGQGDDLRVLAHGGIEAGGWDPHFRPDAEIRPAALVNLGFVLNVIEDIEERVLTLKKAWELTRKVLSVAVMIEGHYSVQGLTPFGDGFLTSRGTFQKYFSPYELRAFVRDSLGVEPVAVAPGIVFVFREPDAEQEFLFSRRSRTPSPITLRLAPAARGRVTRPIEPLSERLRPILEQLWARSVHIGRIPERDEIPELYSDLAKSNVSIERAFGWCRSIFDQSLLEVGAGRRRDELLVHFALGAFSGSRAFKTLPLPLRRDVKLLFGSFATAKSEAHRFLFSLGDNGVVEAACRSALESGLLNGYGDGRYHFSAKQIGELPAVLRGLIGCASVLVGDVEDADIVTLNLAKRSIAFHYGPDFSAPLSLFDRVTTVYLRDQQVRDQILSDESRLLFLHRSLYESDTLKRQQRLSLENRIRTVIGSLNNSSLTARYGDVASSLRQFQD, encoded by the coding sequence ATGCCGGAGCGCGGTTTCCAGGTCGGCAAGCGCGTCCGGGACGCACTCTACGTTCACCGTGACGCGCTTATCGAGATCGATCCATCGACGCGGGGCGCAGTCGAAGAGGCGGCTGCGACCGTAGACAATTTCCGTTGGAATGTGGCTCGGATCGAACCAGGTCGCATTGCCCTACTCGAATACGAGGATTTCGAAAAAGAGCATTTTCCGGCACTGCTGCGTTCAGCGCTCGTAGAACGTGCTTCCCGCACGAGCAAGATCCGAGATTATTCCTCATCAGCCAATCCGCCGATCCTGCATCGGAAAGAGCTTCTGCTTCCATCGAATCATCCCCGACGCCCCACTTACGCTGCTCTGACCGCCGAGTTGGATCGACGAAACTTGTTTTTCGATAATCACAAGATCGGATTTCGTACTGCCTGGCAGCGTCGCCTGGATGAGGCGGGTATCGTCATTCGAAATCACGCGATCGTTCCGTCCGTCACGGACAAGCCGCCCTCGTGCGCGATCCACGTCAGCCGTCACAAGACGGCAATACCCCGCAATGGCCTTTCATCTCCGATGCAAATGTTCGCTCGGCACGGCTTTCTTGAGACATTCCCTGACGTATTCGATTTTGGATGCGGCCAAGGAGATGATCTCCGGGTGCTTGCGCATGGCGGCATCGAGGCCGGTGGCTGGGATCCGCATTTCCGCCCAGACGCAGAGATTCGACCCGCGGCTCTCGTCAACTTAGGCTTCGTGCTCAACGTCATAGAGGATATCGAAGAGCGCGTCCTGACGTTGAAGAAAGCTTGGGAACTCACGAGGAAAGTGCTCTCCGTTGCGGTCATGATCGAGGGCCACTATTCGGTGCAGGGGCTGACGCCGTTCGGCGATGGGTTCCTCACGTCGCGCGGCACATTCCAGAAGTATTTCAGTCCTTATGAACTCCGCGCGTTCGTCCGAGATTCGCTCGGCGTCGAGCCTGTGGCCGTTGCTCCTGGAATCGTGTTTGTCTTCCGCGAACCTGACGCGGAACAGGAGTTCTTATTTAGTCGGCGAAGCCGCACGCCATCTCCGATTACTCTCCGGTTGGCGCCGGCCGCGCGAGGCCGCGTCACTCGGCCAATCGAGCCCCTATCCGAACGTCTACGACCAATCCTGGAGCAACTTTGGGCCAGGTCGGTCCATATCGGGCGGATCCCGGAACGCGACGAGATACCGGAACTCTACTCGGACCTGGCTAAGTCGAACGTCTCAATCGAGCGTGCGTTTGGCTGGTGCCGCTCGATATTCGATCAAAGCCTTCTGGAAGTCGGCGCAGGTCGGAGACGGGACGAATTGCTTGTCCACTTCGCGCTCGGGGCTTTCTCCGGCTCACGAGCCTTCAAGACCCTTCCGCTCCCACTGCGCAGGGATGTGAAGTTACTCTTTGGCAGCTTCGCGACAGCCAAATCGGAGGCGCACCGCTTCTTGTTTTCGCTTGGGGACAATGGGGTCGTGGAGGCCGCATGCCGCTCCGCGCTCGAGTCGGGCTTACTCAATGGATATGGCGACGGACGCTATCACTTTAGTGCCAAACAGATAGGCGAACTGCCGGCAGTCCTGCGAGGTTTGATCGGCTGTGCGAGCGTTCTTGTCGGCGACGTCGAGGATGCCGATATTGTGACGCTGAACCTCGCAAAGCGATCCATAGCTTTTCACTATGGTCCCGATTTCTCGGCTCCCCTTTCGCTCTTCGACCGCGTCACGACTGTCTATCTTCGCGATCAGCAGGTACGGGATCAAATCCTTTCGGACGAAAGCCGGCTCCTCTTTCTGCACCGATCGCTTTACGAAAGCGACACGCTAAAACGGCAGCAGCGATTGTCGCTCGAGAACCGAATAAGAACTGTGATCGGATCGCTAAACAACTCATCGCTAACGGCGCGCTACGGCGATGTCGCCTCCAGCCTGCGCCAGTTTCAAGATTGA
- a CDS encoding polysaccharide deacetylase family protein encodes MNLQLTFDDGPLPAQTALVPILAELAKRKVKGGFFVLGEEVAQKPDAAKSILDAKHVLGNHSWDHLKNGTGSYSDQQILKQFKDTHQLVLDKANVAMQHWRAPRNDALARLTGILSGPGKLYSLSHCDFNADSKDSQGVTTAAGMLAAIKEDLKHTPSSQPRLLFHVVETTARALPDVLDGLVQAGHGFVDFTQSV; translated from the coding sequence ATGAACCTGCAACTGACATTCGATGACGGTCCGCTTCCCGCGCAGACTGCATTGGTTCCGATCCTGGCCGAACTTGCGAAGCGCAAGGTCAAGGGCGGGTTTTTCGTGCTCGGAGAGGAAGTTGCGCAGAAACCGGACGCAGCCAAGAGCATCTTGGATGCCAAGCACGTCCTTGGAAATCATTCGTGGGATCACCTCAAGAACGGCACCGGCTCCTACAGCGACCAGCAGATCCTCAAGCAGTTCAAAGACACGCATCAACTTGTCCTCGACAAGGCCAATGTTGCCATGCAGCACTGGCGCGCGCCACGGAACGACGCCTTGGCGCGGCTTACAGGTATTCTGAGCGGTCCCGGCAAGCTCTATAGTTTGAGCCACTGCGACTTCAACGCGGACAGCAAGGACAGTCAGGGCGTAACGACGGCGGCGGGCATGCTGGCTGCCATCAAGGAAGACCTCAAGCACACGCCCTCAAGTCAGCCGCGGCTCCTATTTCATGTCGTCGAGACGACCGCCAGGGCGCTGCCTGACGTATTGGATGGGCTCGTTCAGGCAGGACATGGCTTCGTCGACTTTACGCAGAGCGTATGA